The Syntrophorhabdus sp. genome has a segment encoding these proteins:
- a CDS encoding TIGR02757 family protein: MVDLDRVYEKEGPAVIRRVDGDPVSFVHRWRSDSDREIAGLIAAQFAYGRIGVFMGFLERLFALMDRGPDRFVRNGAWEGLKGLYYRFQKEDDLILFFEVLRRIVGDHGSLGAMFRSFYEGDTRRAIWRIRDVYLPGDDRLTFFFPRPSTGAQKRWNMFLRWMVRKDGVDIGIWDFIDPADLTIPLDTHIYKVGRCLGWTRQKTPSYRAAREVTEALRRYCPRDPLKYDFFLCHGIGIGAGCTGKRSERCRERCAVHEV; this comes from the coding sequence ATGGTCGATCTCGACAGGGTCTATGAAAAGGAGGGACCGGCGGTTATCCGCCGGGTGGACGGGGATCCCGTGTCCTTTGTCCATCGCTGGCGCTCCGACTCCGACAGGGAGATCGCCGGTCTCATCGCGGCGCAGTTCGCCTACGGGAGGATCGGGGTCTTCATGGGCTTCCTCGAGAGGCTTTTCGCGCTGATGGACAGGGGACCCGACCGCTTTGTCAGGAATGGTGCGTGGGAGGGGCTGAAAGGTCTGTACTACCGCTTCCAGAAGGAGGATGACCTGATCCTCTTCTTCGAGGTGCTTCGCCGGATCGTCGGCGATCACGGGTCCCTCGGCGCCATGTTCCGTTCCTTTTACGAGGGCGATACCCGGCGGGCGATCTGGCGCATCCGTGATGTTTACCTTCCCGGCGACGACAGGCTCACCTTCTTTTTCCCCAGGCCCTCGACGGGGGCGCAGAAGCGCTGGAACATGTTTCTCCGGTGGATGGTGAGAAAGGATGGGGTCGATATCGGCATCTGGGATTTCATCGATCCCGCGGACCTCACCATACCCCTCGATACGCACATCTACAAGGTGGGAAGATGCCTCGGCTGGACGAGGCAGAAGACGCCTTCTTACCGGGCGGCCCGGGAGGTGACGGAGGCGCTCAGGCGCTATTGCCCAAGAGACCCCCTGAAATACGACTTCTTCCTCTGCCACGGCATCGGCATCGGTGCGGGGTGCACGGGGAAGAGAAGCGAAAGATGCAGGGAAAGGTGTGCTGTCCATGAGGTTTAG
- the lysS gene encoding lysine--tRNA ligase, which translates to MEPTNELYAVRKEKEKSLKEQGIDTYPQDRGPYTTTRDVEERFGSLSAEDLEKSEERVAIAGRVMAFRDFGKSAFIHVQDRKGKIQAYIRKDVLKSPAYDIFKKFDICDIVGLEGKVFKTKTGELTVLADSMKLLTKSLRPLPEKWHGLKDVEERYRKRYLDLIVNEKVRDVFTTRARIINYIRRYFIERDFIEVETPMMQVIPGGATAKPFVTHHNAMGMDLFLRIAPELYLKRLVVGGFERVFEINRNFRNEGISVRHNPEFTMLEYYQAYATYEDLMALTEDMVSSLVKEIFGTYTIAYNEQQIDFTPPWRKITMAEAMAEYGNFDLSALNDPVRLAAYAKELEIEGAEKESKGKLITEIFEELCEKKLIQPTFITQYPIEVSPLAKRNASNPDITERFELYISGMEIANGFNELNDPEDQRERFEFQIAQKEEGATLDDDYITALEYGLPPTAGEGIGIDRLTMLLTDSASIREVILFPLLRP; encoded by the coding sequence ATGGAACCGACAAATGAACTCTATGCCGTGCGCAAGGAGAAGGAAAAAAGCCTGAAGGAACAGGGCATCGATACCTATCCCCAGGACAGGGGTCCCTACACGACGACAAGGGACGTGGAGGAAAGATTCGGGTCGCTGAGCGCCGAGGACCTGGAAAAGAGCGAGGAACGCGTCGCCATCGCGGGCCGCGTCATGGCCTTCCGCGATTTCGGCAAGAGCGCCTTCATCCACGTGCAGGACAGGAAGGGGAAGATCCAGGCCTACATCCGCAAGGACGTCCTGAAGAGCCCCGCTTACGATATATTCAAGAAGTTCGACATCTGCGACATCGTCGGTCTTGAAGGCAAGGTCTTCAAGACAAAGACAGGGGAACTGACGGTGCTCGCCGACAGCATGAAGCTCCTCACCAAGTCCCTGCGCCCCTTGCCCGAGAAATGGCATGGGCTCAAGGACGTCGAGGAGCGTTACCGCAAGCGCTACCTCGACCTTATCGTCAACGAGAAGGTGCGGGACGTCTTCACAACGCGGGCACGGATCATCAATTACATCAGGCGCTATTTCATCGAGCGCGATTTCATCGAGGTGGAAACGCCCATGATGCAGGTCATCCCCGGCGGCGCCACGGCCAAGCCCTTTGTCACCCACCACAACGCCATGGGCATGGACCTCTTCCTCCGGATAGCACCGGAGCTCTACCTCAAGCGCCTTGTCGTCGGAGGTTTCGAGCGCGTCTTCGAGATCAACAGGAACTTCCGCAACGAGGGCATCTCGGTGCGCCACAACCCGGAGTTCACCATGCTCGAATACTATCAGGCCTACGCCACCTACGAGGACCTCATGGCTCTCACGGAGGACATGGTATCGTCGCTGGTGAAGGAGATCTTCGGGACCTATACCATTGCATACAATGAGCAGCAGATAGACTTCACCCCGCCCTGGCGGAAGATCACCATGGCCGAGGCGATGGCGGAATACGGCAATTTCGACCTCTCCGCCCTTAACGACCCGGTCCGCCTTGCCGCGTACGCGAAGGAGCTCGAGATCGAGGGGGCCGAGAAGGAATCGAAGGGCAAGCTCATCACCGAGATATTCGAGGAGCTCTGTGAAAAGAAGCTCATCCAGCCCACCTTCATAACCCAATACCCCATAGAGGTCTCTCCCCTGGCGAAGAGAAACGCGTCGAATCCCGACATCACGGAACGCTTCGAGCTTTACATATCGGGCATGGAGATAGCGAACGGGTTTAACGAGCTCAACGACCCCGAGGACCAGCGCGAGCGCTTCGAGTTCCAGATAGCGCAGAAGGAAGAGGGGGCGACCCTCGATGACGACTACATCACAGCCCTCGAATACGGCCTTCCCCCGACCGCCGGAGAGGGGATCGGCATAGACAGGCTGACGATGCTGCTCACGGACAGCGCGTCGATACGGGAAGTTATCCTTTTTCCGTTGCTGAGACCGTAG
- a CDS encoding PAS domain S-box protein: protein MDLKRLLETHRDEVVREWVRRILSEVSERYSRRPVEEVRGTISEATEAYFAALTEDDFSKMDRFISKITAMRLDVGFTLSEVQGAFELYRTVLVPILLTELDASLLPDALHRLNHCLSRTIRRFSDHFQTQHEQSIREHAEDLKRVVRDRTRELKESETKYRMLVEEINDGYFLSREGRLVFANRAFCEMHGYSVDEVIGRSYMDFVAPESRDRLTKIHEERASRSEAPDQYVYLRLHRDGRKLYSENKVKVIIYEGETATAGICRDVTERVELEKQTLRLVELENERKTIALSTLRQLMVTLSHYFLNANTIIGGMARRSERAASDDERQASLEAIREQTGRTEGVIAALKRMAEIRTTEYTPESHTLMIDLTREIEETLAKTEQDET, encoded by the coding sequence ATGGACCTCAAGAGGCTCCTTGAAACGCACCGGGATGAGGTTGTCAGGGAATGGGTGAGGCGGATCCTCAGCGAGGTGAGCGAACGCTATTCCCGCCGCCCCGTGGAAGAGGTCAGGGGGACGATATCGGAAGCGACGGAGGCGTACTTCGCGGCACTCACCGAAGACGACTTCTCGAAGATGGACAGGTTCATCTCGAAGATCACCGCCATGCGACTCGATGTCGGCTTCACCCTGTCGGAGGTCCAGGGTGCTTTCGAACTCTACAGGACGGTTCTCGTGCCGATCCTCCTCACGGAGCTCGATGCGTCTCTCCTGCCCGACGCGCTCCACAGGTTGAACCATTGCCTTTCCCGTACCATCAGGAGATTCAGCGACCATTTCCAGACCCAGCACGAACAGTCGATACGGGAACATGCCGAGGACCTGAAACGGGTGGTCAGGGACAGGACGAGGGAACTCAAGGAGTCGGAGACGAAATACCGCATGCTCGTGGAGGAGATCAACGACGGGTACTTCCTCAGCAGAGAGGGAAGACTGGTATTCGCGAACAGGGCGTTCTGCGAAATGCACGGCTATTCCGTCGATGAGGTGATCGGCAGGAGCTATATGGATTTTGTCGCCCCCGAGTCCCGTGACCGACTGACAAAGATCCACGAAGAGCGGGCATCGAGAAGCGAAGCCCCTGACCAGTACGTGTACCTGAGGCTCCACAGGGATGGCAGGAAGCTTTACTCGGAGAACAAGGTCAAGGTCATCATATACGAAGGGGAAACGGCGACCGCGGGGATCTGCCGGGACGTTACGGAGAGGGTGGAGCTGGAGAAACAAACCCTCAGGCTCGTGGAGCTCGAGAACGAGAGAAAGACCATCGCCCTGTCGACGCTGCGTCAACTGATGGTTACCCTGTCGCACTATTTCCTGAACGCCAACACCATAATAGGCGGCATGGCAAGGCGCAGCGAGCGGGCCGCGTCCGATGACGAAAGGCAGGCCTCCCTGGAAGCCATACGGGAACAGACGGGCAGGACGGAAGGGGTGATAGCGGCCCTCAAGAGAATGGCTGAGATCAGGACCACGGAGTACACCCCCGAGAGCCACACCCTCATGATAGACCTTACAAGGGAGATCGAGGAAACGCTGGCAAAGACGGAGCAGGATGAGACATAG
- the rimO gene encoding 30S ribosomal protein S12 methylthiotransferase RimO, which produces MRFRIVSLGCPKNLVESEYIAARLCSAGHTIGDDGDTIVINTCAFIAEAARESIEAVLEAAREPGRRVVVTGCLVERYRDELARLLPEVDAFVGRSRYGEIERIIGENGVYLGQGGFSETFPRQVLTKPPTAYLKIQEGCDNRCHYCTIPAIRGGLTSKAEKDVLKEFRWLLDEGYREINIIGQDITSYGKDAGRGPGLTGLLASLLKERGDWYVRLLYMHPKGITEELVELMGSDARVIPYLDVPIQHSEDRILSLMGRGHTKAYLEGTLAMMRRRLPGAALRTSIIVGFPTETEEEFDALLAFVSRHQFDMLGAFMYSREEGTVAHKLKGQIRKGVKRDRYLRLMEMQKEISRARLSGLLGKTVKVVVEDVEASPKVGRMLTQAPDIDGVAFVNGSCAEGDIREGKVVKTLDYDVVVEV; this is translated from the coding sequence ATGAGGTTTAGGATCGTAAGCCTGGGGTGTCCCAAGAACCTTGTCGAATCGGAATACATAGCGGCCAGGTTGTGTTCGGCGGGGCACACGATCGGTGACGACGGCGACACGATCGTTATCAACACCTGCGCATTCATCGCCGAGGCGGCGCGCGAGTCCATCGAAGCCGTCCTTGAGGCCGCCCGCGAGCCGGGCAGAAGGGTCGTTGTCACGGGGTGTCTCGTCGAACGATACCGCGACGAGCTTGCCAGGCTTCTTCCCGAGGTGGATGCCTTCGTGGGAAGGTCCCGGTACGGCGAGATAGAACGCATCATTGGCGAGAACGGGGTGTACCTCGGGCAGGGTGGTTTTTCGGAGACCTTTCCCCGGCAGGTGCTGACGAAGCCGCCGACGGCGTACCTCAAGATACAGGAGGGCTGCGACAACCGCTGCCACTATTGCACCATACCGGCAATCCGCGGGGGTTTGACGTCGAAGGCCGAAAAGGACGTGCTCAAGGAGTTCCGCTGGCTTCTCGACGAGGGCTACCGGGAGATCAACATCATCGGCCAGGACATCACGTCCTACGGGAAGGACGCCGGCCGGGGCCCCGGCCTCACCGGGCTTCTCGCCTCCCTCCTCAAGGAAAGGGGGGATTGGTACGTGCGGCTCCTCTATATGCATCCAAAAGGGATCACGGAGGAGCTTGTCGAGCTCATGGGAAGCGACGCGCGGGTGATACCCTACCTCGATGTTCCCATCCAGCATTCCGAGGACCGTATCCTTTCCCTCATGGGCAGGGGACACACGAAGGCCTACCTCGAAGGGACGCTCGCGATGATGAGGCGGCGCCTGCCCGGGGCGGCGCTCCGCACGTCCATCATCGTCGGGTTCCCGACGGAGACGGAAGAAGAGTTCGACGCCCTCCTCGCCTTCGTGAGCCGCCATCAGTTCGACATGCTTGGCGCCTTCATGTACTCCAGGGAAGAGGGCACGGTGGCGCACAAGCTGAAAGGGCAGATACGGAAAGGGGTGAAGCGCGACCGTTACCTCAGACTCATGGAGATGCAGAAGGAGATATCCCGCGCCCGTCTGTCGGGCCTTCTGGGCAAGACGGTGAAGGTCGTCGTGGAGGACGTCGAGGCGAGCCCAAAGGTGGGCAGAATGCTCACCCAGGCGCCCGACATCGACGGGGTCGCCTTCGTGAACGGCTCCTGTGCCGAAGGAGACATACGCGAAGGAAAGGTCGTGAAAACACTTGATTATGACGTCGTTGTGGAAGTATAG